A portion of the Paenibacillus hamazuiensis genome contains these proteins:
- a CDS encoding ABC transporter permease has translation MLHFIGHRLLQLIPLLIAISIIVFVIIQLPPGDFLTTYIQQLELSGTKVDAGTIISLKQQYGLDQPAYMQYFIWMKNILLHGDLGRSFQWNMPVSEVIGERLGLTMLISTLTLVFVWVVAIPIGIYSATHQYSFLDYVFTFIGFIGLAVPGFLIALILVYAVFVNTGVSITGLFSPEYVNAPWSWDKVVNMLQRIWLPIVVIGMSGTAGLIRVTRGMLLDELQKQYVITARAKGVEERRLLFKYPVRMAINPLISTIGWTLPGIISGEAIVSIVLNMPTTGPILLKALMFQDMYLAGSFLLILSVLTVVGTLLSDILLAVVDPRIRFGGVQE, from the coding sequence ATGTTGCATTTCATCGGACATCGGCTGCTTCAGTTGATCCCGCTTTTAATCGCCATCAGCATCATCGTCTTTGTCATCATTCAACTGCCGCCGGGGGATTTTTTAACGACGTACATCCAGCAGCTGGAATTGTCCGGAACGAAGGTCGATGCGGGCACGATCATCAGCCTGAAGCAGCAGTACGGCCTCGATCAGCCGGCGTATATGCAATATTTCATCTGGATGAAAAACATCCTTTTGCACGGCGATCTCGGCCGGTCTTTCCAATGGAATATGCCCGTTTCCGAGGTCATCGGGGAGCGGCTTGGGCTGACGATGCTGATTTCCACGCTGACGCTGGTGTTCGTATGGGTGGTGGCGATTCCGATCGGCATTTACTCCGCCACCCACCAATATTCGTTCCTCGATTACGTGTTCACGTTTATCGGTTTCATCGGGCTTGCGGTGCCCGGATTTCTGATCGCGCTCATTCTCGTTTATGCGGTATTCGTCAATACCGGCGTTTCCATCACAGGGTTGTTTTCACCGGAGTACGTGAATGCGCCGTGGAGCTGGGATAAGGTCGTCAACATGCTGCAGCGCATTTGGCTGCCCATCGTCGTCATCGGCATGTCGGGGACGGCGGGGCTGATCCGCGTGACGCGGGGCATGCTGCTTGACGAGCTGCAAAAGCAATACGTGATTACGGCTCGCGCGAAAGGCGTGGAGGAGCGGAGGTTGCTGTTCAAATATCCGGTGCGCATGGCGATCAATCCGCTGATCAGCACGATCGGCTGGACCCTTCCGGGCATCATCTCCGGCGAAGCGATCGTCTCCATCGTGCTCAACATGCCGACGACGGGGCCGATTTTGCTGAAGGCGCTTATGTTTCAGGATATGTATTTGGCCGGCAGCTTTCTTCTCATCTTAAGCGTGCTGACCGTGGTCGGGACGCTGCTTTCCGACATCCTGCTGGCCGTCGTCGATCCGCGTATCCGGTTTGGAGGGGTGCAGGAATGA
- a CDS encoding Ldh family oxidoreductase → MNETTKKADPRKLERLVSIALQKAGVPQGDAELTAVILVDADLRGIDSHGVINLYNYYIKGIQSGRINPNPDIQISCGSPTTASVDGDNGLGFVIGHKAMSETIRMAKDYGTGWAAVYNSNHFGAGAYYVQMAAKENMIGLLFSTGGTTVTGPGGTSRLVGNNVMAFAAPGGKHGPFVLDMAPTMAIANKLHMLQWEGKSMPEGWAVDGKGRPITDPNVYFAEKGAILPLGSTPSHGVHKGFGLLLVSDILTGLLTGDGGSMFRRKGEESHAFCALRIDAFPSGGGFADLMDEMIGKIHEAPTAEGADRMRYPGEKENEIYRERSANGIPLKQNVISGLETMCTELGLSLGDIWR, encoded by the coding sequence ATGAACGAAACAACTAAAAAAGCGGACCCCCGCAAGCTGGAACGGCTAGTCTCGATCGCTTTGCAAAAGGCGGGAGTACCGCAAGGCGACGCCGAATTGACGGCGGTCATCCTCGTCGACGCCGATCTGCGAGGGATTGATTCCCACGGCGTGATCAATCTTTACAACTATTACATCAAAGGCATTCAAAGTGGCCGGATTAATCCGAATCCGGATATCCAGATCTCCTGCGGCAGTCCGACGACCGCTTCCGTGGACGGAGATAACGGTCTCGGCTTCGTCATCGGCCATAAGGCGATGAGCGAAACGATCCGCATGGCCAAGGATTACGGAACGGGATGGGCTGCCGTATACAACAGCAATCATTTCGGTGCGGGAGCTTACTATGTGCAAATGGCGGCGAAGGAAAACATGATCGGCCTGCTTTTTTCGACCGGAGGCACGACCGTTACCGGCCCCGGAGGCACGTCCCGCCTGGTCGGCAACAATGTGATGGCTTTTGCCGCGCCGGGAGGGAAGCACGGTCCGTTTGTCCTCGATATGGCGCCGACGATGGCGATCGCGAACAAGCTGCATATGCTGCAGTGGGAAGGGAAAAGCATGCCGGAAGGTTGGGCCGTGGACGGCAAAGGCCGGCCGATTACCGATCCGAACGTTTATTTTGCCGAGAAGGGGGCGATTCTTCCGCTCGGCAGCACGCCGTCGCACGGCGTTCATAAAGGGTTCGGCCTACTGCTCGTCTCCGATATTTTAACCGGCCTGCTGACGGGGGACGGGGGCAGCATGTTCCGCCGTAAGGGAGAGGAGAGCCACGCTTTTTGCGCCTTGCGCATAGACGCTTTCCCTTCCGGGGGCGGGTTTGCGGACTTGATGGACGAAATGATCGGAAAGATCCATGAGGCGCCTACCGCAGAGGGGGCGGACCGCATGAGGTACCCAGGGGAGAAGGAGAACGAAATTTACCGCGAGCGAAGCGCAAACGGGATTCCGCTGAAGCAAAATGTCATAAGCGGCCTCGAGACGATGTGTACGGAACTCGGACTTTCCCTCGGCGATATTTGGCGCTAG
- a CDS encoding DUF2809 domain-containing protein: MKARAKYILAVIVTIVLGLGSRTNTSLLPDFVAKHFGDALWAAMIYFGIRVWLIRTPLPIAFALCLGFCYVIELSQLYQADWIVHIRNTLIGGLILGKGFLYADLIRYTVGAAAAFALDYTLIATKRPKEPLHI; the protein is encoded by the coding sequence ATGAAAGCAAGAGCGAAATACATTCTAGCGGTAATCGTAACCATCGTGCTGGGGCTCGGTTCCAGGACGAATACCTCTTTACTGCCCGATTTTGTGGCGAAACATTTCGGCGACGCTCTTTGGGCGGCCATGATCTATTTCGGCATCCGAGTATGGCTCATCCGGACACCTCTTCCGATAGCCTTCGCCCTATGTCTCGGGTTCTGTTATGTTATCGAATTGAGCCAGCTGTACCAAGCGGACTGGATCGTCCACATTCGGAACACGCTGATCGGCGGGTTAATACTCGGCAAAGGGTTCCTTTATGCGGATTTGATTCGATACACCGTTGGCGCTGCGGCCGCCTTTGCACTGGATTATACGCTGATAGCGACAAAAAGGCCTAAAGAGCCACTTCATATTTAA
- a CDS encoding DeoR/GlpR family DNA-binding transcription regulator, with product MLVAERRREIMNVLDHGGSVRVVELARLFQVTEETIRRDLEKLEAEGKLVRSHGGAISIKNAERETPFSEREISHMQEKMAIAKEAVRAVEEGDTILLDASTTAWQMARLLPDMRLTVLTNAIKVAVELADRTRIRVISTGGTLSPASLSYIGPSAERMLKEYHVNKLFFSCKGIDLERGLSDSSESNAMIKRRMMCIADRTYLLADHSKFGIKALAMLAPLKEVDEIIADRKLDPSMLQRLTGLNLPVKLV from the coding sequence ATGCTGGTTGCAGAGCGGCGCCGCGAAATTATGAATGTTCTCGATCATGGGGGGAGCGTAAGAGTGGTCGAACTCGCCCGATTATTTCAGGTAACGGAAGAGACGATTCGACGCGACCTGGAGAAGCTGGAAGCGGAAGGAAAGCTCGTGCGAAGCCACGGCGGGGCGATCAGCATCAAGAACGCAGAGCGGGAGACCCCTTTTTCGGAGAGGGAAATCAGCCATATGCAGGAAAAAATGGCCATTGCCAAAGAAGCGGTGAGGGCCGTCGAGGAGGGGGACACGATTCTTCTCGATGCCAGCACGACGGCATGGCAAATGGCGAGGCTGCTTCCGGACATGCGTCTTACGGTGCTGACCAACGCGATCAAAGTAGCCGTGGAGCTCGCCGACCGGACGCGCATCAGGGTCATTTCGACCGGCGGCACGCTGTCGCCTGCATCGCTTTCCTATATCGGCCCGTCGGCGGAAAGAATGCTTAAGGAATACCATGTGAACAAGCTGTTTTTTTCCTGCAAAGGTATCGATCTCGAACGCGGGTTAAGCGATTCCAGCGAATCGAATGCGATGATCAAACGCCGGATGATGTGTATCGCGGACCGCACCTATCTGCTTGCCGATCACAGCAAATTCGGGATCAAGGCGCTTGCCATGCTGGCCCCCCTCAAAGAAGTGGACGAGATCATTGCCGACCGCAAACTTGATCCTTCCATGCTCCAGCGGCTAACCGGCTTGAATTTGCCGGTGAAGCTGGTGTAA
- a CDS encoding ABC transporter substrate-binding protein, which produces MKRSFLSMVASSFLLSMTLSGCFGGAANEPPKETPKQTTQTDKKETPAPANTGQAGGGAGANAGGVPTTFKQAPMFEGKNLPPVKDRLPADVKVANEMPPDMLKYEIGTYGGTLRTVTSVVGWDADVFVMTNEPLLNTPGILGKEITGNVLKDYKVNPEQTQFDFYMRKGLKWSDGKPVTTEDVKFSIEDVLFNEELTPVFPAWLKAGGKADGTPMKFKVIDEYTFQISFDKPYGGFPIRLAIESWRGYNDYILKPAHFLKQFHKKYADPKQLEAALKEGKYAEGEWVKLFNDKDITSRELTRPQAIGFPTLYPWVMTKSTDTVTEYERNPYYFKVDSQGNQLPYIDKIQSTLVQNIESVTMKTIAGEVDFSRESAALIKMPLYKENEKKGGYRTLLADMHVTPTDIFINQTYNDPNWRKVVQDVRFRKALNLALDRKEIIDTIYYGFAEPGKIVDSTFNLDQANKLLDEMGMKKGPDGFRQGPDGKKFTIPIEVGAQAPDIVPLTQLVVEFWKKLGLDVTMKTIDQTLWGSRRDANELQATMIWTHTPLWYMADWGQNYWGRLWKLWLDTGGKQGEEPPADVKKFYDLIDKVATSPPQDAIKAIDEVKSEMNKNVWYFVHIDNVKQPLVVNAKLGNIPEKGFAIAGNFSGEQFFFKK; this is translated from the coding sequence ATGAAAAGGTCGTTTTTGTCGATGGTGGCGTCAAGTTTCCTGCTGTCCATGACCTTGAGCGGTTGTTTCGGCGGAGCGGCAAACGAACCGCCCAAAGAAACGCCAAAACAAACCACACAAACGGACAAAAAAGAAACCCCCGCTCCGGCGAATACCGGTCAGGCCGGAGGGGGCGCCGGAGCAAACGCCGGAGGAGTGCCGACGACGTTCAAGCAGGCGCCGATGTTCGAAGGCAAAAATTTGCCGCCGGTAAAAGACCGCTTGCCGGCTGACGTCAAAGTAGCCAACGAGATGCCGCCCGATATGCTGAAATACGAGATCGGAACGTACGGCGGCACGCTGCGCACGGTCACTTCCGTCGTCGGCTGGGATGCGGACGTATTCGTCATGACCAACGAACCGCTGCTCAACACGCCGGGTATTCTCGGGAAAGAAATTACCGGCAACGTGCTGAAGGATTACAAAGTAAATCCGGAGCAAACCCAGTTCGATTTTTACATGAGAAAAGGGCTGAAATGGTCGGACGGCAAACCGGTGACAACGGAGGATGTGAAATTTTCCATCGAGGATGTGCTGTTCAACGAGGAGCTTACCCCCGTATTCCCGGCATGGCTGAAAGCAGGCGGAAAAGCGGACGGCACGCCGATGAAATTCAAGGTGATCGACGAGTACACATTCCAAATTTCGTTCGACAAGCCGTATGGCGGTTTTCCGATTCGCCTCGCGATCGAAAGCTGGCGGGGTTATAACGATTACATTTTGAAGCCGGCGCATTTCTTAAAGCAGTTCCATAAGAAATATGCCGATCCGAAACAGCTTGAAGCCGCTCTCAAGGAAGGCAAATATGCCGAAGGCGAGTGGGTGAAGCTGTTCAACGACAAAGACATTACGAGCCGGGAGCTGACGAGGCCGCAGGCGATCGGATTCCCGACGCTGTACCCGTGGGTCATGACGAAAAGCACCGACACGGTCACGGAATATGAGAGAAATCCGTATTATTTCAAAGTCGACTCCCAGGGCAACCAACTGCCCTACATCGACAAAATCCAGAGCACGCTCGTGCAAAATATCGAGAGCGTGACGATGAAGACGATCGCCGGCGAGGTCGATTTCTCCCGCGAATCGGCCGCCCTGATCAAAATGCCGCTCTACAAGGAAAACGAGAAGAAAGGCGGATACCGGACGCTGCTTGCCGACATGCACGTCACGCCGACCGACATCTTCATCAATCAGACGTACAACGACCCGAACTGGCGCAAAGTCGTGCAGGACGTCAGGTTCCGAAAGGCGCTTAATCTGGCGCTGGACCGCAAGGAAATCATCGACACGATTTATTACGGCTTTGCCGAGCCGGGAAAAATCGTCGATTCCACCTTTAATCTGGATCAGGCGAATAAGCTGCTTGACGAAATGGGCATGAAAAAGGGGCCCGACGGCTTCCGTCAAGGGCCGGACGGCAAAAAATTCACCATTCCGATCGAAGTAGGGGCGCAAGCGCCGGATATCGTGCCATTGACTCAACTGGTCGTGGAGTTTTGGAAAAAACTCGGTCTTGACGTCACGATGAAAACGATCGACCAGACGCTTTGGGGTTCGAGACGCGATGCCAACGAGCTGCAGGCGACGATGATCTGGACGCATACCCCGCTTTGGTACATGGCGGACTGGGGGCAAAACTATTGGGGGAGATTGTGGAAGCTGTGGCTGGATACCGGAGGAAAACAAGGCGAAGAGCCGCCGGCGGACGTCAAGAAATTTTACGATTTGATCGACAAGGTCGCCACGAGCCCGCCTCAGGACGCGATCAAAGCAATTGACGAAGTAAAAAGCGAAATGAACAAAAACGTCTGGTATTTCGTGCACATCGATAACGTCAAACAACCGCTTGTCGTAAACGCGAAGCTGGGCAATATTCCGGAGAAAGGTTTTGCCATCGCAGGCAATTTCAGCGGCGAGCAGTTTTTCTTCAAAAAATAA
- a CDS encoding ABC transporter ATP-binding protein: MEDNVILEVKGLKTYFHLDEGVLKAVDGVDLKIKEGRTLGIVGESGSGKSVTSQSILRIVPNTGKVEGEIVLRRRKNGQTETVDLARLEPQGKEIRSIRGGEISMIFQEPMKAFSPIHTIGNQIVEAILLHHTEDPAEAKRVAIETLKKVGMSNPEQRFNEYPHQLSGGMRQRAMIAMALACNPSILIADEPTTALDVTVQAQVLQLINDLKAKIGTSVIFITHDLGVIAEMSDDVAVMYLGKVVEYTDVDTLFHGALHPYTKALLHSIPTLSKMSRRLDSIEGTVPYPMNLPKGCGFYSRCKMAKDGVCNVDDVPMVEVKEGHFVRCVLVENQETAEVGSLHGKR, from the coding sequence ATGGAAGACAACGTGATTTTGGAAGTAAAAGGGTTAAAAACATACTTCCACCTCGATGAAGGCGTGCTCAAGGCGGTGGACGGGGTGGACCTCAAGATCAAAGAAGGCAGGACGCTCGGCATCGTCGGGGAGAGCGGTTCCGGCAAAAGCGTGACATCACAGTCGATTTTGCGAATCGTCCCGAACACGGGCAAGGTGGAAGGCGAAATCGTGCTCCGCCGAAGAAAAAACGGCCAAACCGAGACGGTCGATTTGGCCCGCCTGGAGCCGCAGGGCAAGGAAATCCGCTCGATTCGCGGCGGGGAAATCAGCATGATTTTCCAGGAGCCGATGAAGGCGTTCTCGCCGATCCATACGATCGGGAACCAGATCGTCGAGGCGATCCTGCTGCATCATACGGAGGATCCGGCGGAGGCGAAACGGGTGGCGATCGAGACGCTGAAAAAGGTCGGCATGTCGAATCCGGAGCAGCGGTTTAACGAGTACCCTCATCAGCTGTCCGGCGGCATGCGGCAGCGGGCGATGATCGCGATGGCGCTCGCGTGCAACCCGTCGATTCTGATCGCCGACGAGCCGACAACGGCGCTCGATGTGACGGTGCAGGCCCAGGTGCTCCAGCTTATCAACGATCTGAAGGCGAAGATCGGCACCTCCGTCATTTTCATCACCCACGATCTGGGGGTCATTGCGGAAATGTCGGACGACGTCGCCGTCATGTATCTCGGCAAAGTCGTCGAGTATACGGATGTCGATACACTGTTTCACGGCGCGCTGCATCCGTACACAAAGGCGCTGCTGCATTCGATCCCAACGCTCTCGAAAATGAGCCGGCGCCTCGATTCGATCGAGGGTACGGTGCCGTACCCGATGAATTTGCCGAAGGGATGCGGGTTTTATTCGCGCTGCAAGATGGCCAAGGACGGAGTTTGCAATGTGGACGACGTGCCGATGGTCGAAGTGAAGGAAGGCCACTTTGTGCGGTGTGTGCTGGTGGAAAATCAAGAGACGGCGGAGGTGGGAAGCCTGCATGGAAAGCGGTAG
- a CDS encoding ABC transporter permease, whose product MNAIVKKVIGGFRSKTGAGKRERNTAGQDMYEVASQWQLMWWKFKKHRMAMVAGIVLIAFYLMAVFCEFLSPTLPLERFTEYKNAPPSKIRFVDQENGFSLRPFVYDIKMQVDKETFRRTFQEDTSKKFPIYFFVRGDTYKFWGLFETNVHLFGLQDPKGPLFLMGTDDLGRDLFTRILYGSRISLSFGLIGIFFTLILGLLLGGLSGYLGGITDTIIQRLIDLLISKPTIPLWMALAAALPKDWTPLQIYFGMVLIMSIIGWTGLARVVRGKMLSLREEDFTMAARLAGASDMRIITKHLLPSFASYIIVNVTLSIPATILGETSLSFLGLGLQPPVVSWGVLLQSAQNLETLAHHPWLLWPAAFIVVTVLMFNFLGDGLRDAADPYK is encoded by the coding sequence ATGAACGCGATCGTAAAAAAAGTCATCGGCGGTTTCCGCAGCAAAACGGGAGCGGGCAAACGCGAAAGAAATACCGCCGGGCAGGATATGTACGAAGTTGCTTCGCAGTGGCAGCTCATGTGGTGGAAGTTTAAGAAACACCGGATGGCGATGGTCGCGGGCATCGTGCTGATTGCGTTTTACCTGATGGCGGTGTTTTGCGAATTTTTAAGCCCGACGCTTCCGCTTGAACGGTTTACCGAATACAAAAACGCACCTCCTTCGAAAATTCGCTTTGTCGACCAAGAAAACGGCTTCAGCTTGCGTCCCTTCGTTTACGACATCAAGATGCAGGTTGACAAAGAGACGTTTCGCAGAACGTTCCAGGAGGATACGTCGAAAAAGTTCCCGATTTATTTCTTCGTACGCGGGGACACGTACAAATTTTGGGGACTGTTCGAAACGAACGTGCATTTGTTCGGCCTGCAGGACCCGAAGGGGCCGCTTTTCCTGATGGGAACCGACGATCTCGGCCGCGATTTGTTCACGCGAATTTTGTACGGATCGCGCATATCGCTTTCGTTCGGCTTGATCGGCATCTTTTTTACGCTCATTCTGGGTTTGCTGCTTGGCGGACTTTCCGGTTATTTGGGCGGAATCACCGACACGATCATTCAGCGTCTGATCGACCTGCTCATCTCCAAGCCGACGATTCCGCTCTGGATGGCCTTGGCCGCAGCCTTGCCCAAGGACTGGACGCCGCTGCAAATTTACTTCGGCATGGTCCTGATCATGTCGATCATCGGCTGGACGGGACTCGCCCGCGTCGTTCGCGGCAAAATGCTGTCGCTGCGTGAAGAGGATTTTACGATGGCGGCGCGGCTTGCCGGGGCCAGCGACATGCGGATCATCACAAAGCATCTGCTGCCGTCATTTGCCAGCTATATCATCGTCAATGTCACGCTGTCGATTCCGGCGACCATACTCGGGGAAACGTCGCTCAGCTTTCTCGGCCTCGGGCTACAGCCTCCCGTCGTCAGCTGGGGCGTGCTGCTGCAGTCGGCGCAAAATCTGGAGACGCTTGCGCACCATCCTTGGCTGCTTTGGCCGGCCGCATTCATCGTGGTGACGGTGCTGATGTTCAACTTTCTCGGGGACGGCCTGCGGGATGCCGCGGACCCGTACAAGTAA
- a CDS encoding IS110 family transposase, with protein MDAIRTCCAGLDVHQANVVVCLLKGPLHQKPTKVIREFSTVLSGLLELADWLTEEGCTEIAMESTGIFWQPVYNVLEASCTITLANAAHIKAIKGRKTDMKDAQWIAELHRCDLIRGSFVPPVEIRELRDLTRYRKKLVGHATAERNRILKVLEMANIKLSTFMSDVFGVSGRLMLQALVNGEVIEPAQIADLAKASLRSKIPQLVSALNGRVTKHHRSMIARSLKHLEFLEQSIAELEADMEVYFAPYQRQLELLDSIPGVGEHTAKIILAELGTDMSVFPTEMHLSSWAGLSPGNNESAGKKKVLP; from the coding sequence TTGGATGCGATTCGTACTTGCTGCGCCGGCCTCGATGTTCATCAGGCCAACGTTGTTGTTTGCTTGTTAAAAGGCCCTCTTCATCAAAAGCCGACGAAAGTGATTCGGGAGTTTTCTACGGTACTCTCCGGCCTGCTCGAACTAGCCGACTGGCTCACTGAAGAAGGATGCACAGAGATCGCCATGGAAAGCACCGGCATCTTCTGGCAACCTGTTTACAATGTACTTGAAGCTTCTTGCACCATCACTCTGGCCAACGCTGCCCATATTAAAGCCATCAAAGGCCGTAAAACCGATATGAAAGATGCCCAATGGATCGCAGAACTTCATCGGTGCGATTTAATCCGCGGCAGCTTTGTGCCTCCTGTGGAAATCCGCGAATTGCGAGATTTGACGAGATACCGCAAAAAACTCGTTGGGCACGCTACCGCCGAAAGAAACCGCATCTTGAAGGTTCTCGAGATGGCTAACATTAAGCTCTCCACCTTTATGAGCGATGTTTTTGGCGTTTCCGGCCGTCTCATGCTTCAAGCTCTTGTGAATGGCGAAGTTATTGAACCCGCGCAAATCGCCGATCTTGCCAAAGCCTCTCTGCGCTCCAAGATTCCGCAACTCGTTTCTGCTCTCAATGGTCGCGTCACCAAACACCATCGTTCCATGATCGCTAGATCGCTCAAACATCTCGAATTTCTCGAACAATCCATCGCTGAGTTAGAGGCCGACATGGAAGTATACTTCGCACCGTATCAGCGGCAATTAGAGCTATTGGATAGTATTCCTGGTGTTGGCGAGCATACCGCCAAGATCATCTTGGCTGAACTGGGAACGGATATGTCTGTATTTCCCACGGAGATGCACCTATCTTCTTGGGCAGGGCTTAGTCCGGGCAATAATGAGAGTGCCGGTAAAAAAAAAGTACTACCATAA
- a CDS encoding GNAT family N-acetyltransferase, with the protein MIYFETSRLRLRDWEETDLEPFRRLNADERVMKYFPKTLSTEETNAFYKSIISEFEECGFGLYAVEVKENKEFIGFIGFRRATFEADFTPCIEIGWRLKKEAWGKGYATEGAAACLQYGFNELGFHEVFSFTADINEPSKKVMIKIGMNFIKMFGHPRVEKDSPLNKHVLFHIQQNSANGLRS; encoded by the coding sequence ATGATTTATTTTGAAACATCCAGATTGCGATTGCGGGACTGGGAAGAAACAGATTTGGAGCCATTTCGTCGACTAAATGCAGATGAACGGGTTATGAAGTATTTTCCTAAAACTTTGTCGACCGAAGAAACAAACGCATTTTATAAATCGATTATTTCCGAATTTGAGGAATGCGGTTTCGGGTTATATGCCGTCGAAGTAAAGGAAAATAAAGAGTTTATTGGCTTTATCGGATTTCGCAGGGCAACATTCGAGGCTGATTTTACACCATGTATCGAAATAGGATGGCGGCTGAAAAAAGAAGCTTGGGGAAAAGGGTATGCAACGGAAGGGGCGGCAGCCTGTCTACAGTATGGATTTAACGAATTGGGTTTTCACGAAGTTTTTAGTTTCACAGCCGATATTAATGAGCCTTCAAAAAAAGTAATGATTAAAATCGGCATGAATTTTATTAAAATGTTCGGTCACCCGCGAGTTGAGAAAGATAGTCCTTTAAATAAACATGTTCTTTTTCATATACAGCAAAATTCAGCAAACGGATTAAGGAGCTGA
- a CDS encoding alpha-L-fucosidase, which produces MIPRFKDARDVFFERRFGMFVHWGLYAIPAWHEQILWRGKVKRKEYEQLIREFNPTRFDPDAWLDLAEAAGMQYICFTTKHHDGFCMWNTKHTEYNVMNTPYGKDILGMLAEACHRRNFPLSLYYSCPDWHHPNYPNQGRHHEMFGPRPGDDPDIEKYYDFVKKQIEELCTNYGNIYQLFWDVNVAEYYEPSINEWIRSMQPGILINDRGPGKGDYNTPERHVPEGGVFSKPTEACQSLGRESWGYRDNEDYYTNKFIMQSIDKILAMGGNYLLNVGPKADGTITSENVEALQSIGSWYNRVKEAFEGTVPATDMIHQDVMTTAGSNQVIQRDQVLITRKANTLYVHLYRDPQTQSILLKPLDVLPKRAVLLNNGRELEAQVDLMPVYWKERPYLRILGLPANEMSGEVMVVKLEFDESVCE; this is translated from the coding sequence ATGATCCCACGTTTTAAAGATGCGAGAGACGTATTTTTCGAGAGGCGCTTCGGCATGTTCGTGCATTGGGGGCTTTACGCCATACCGGCTTGGCATGAGCAAATTTTGTGGCGGGGCAAGGTGAAGCGCAAGGAATATGAGCAGTTGATCCGCGAGTTCAATCCGACCCGTTTCGATCCGGACGCATGGCTGGATCTCGCCGAAGCCGCCGGCATGCAGTACATCTGCTTTACGACGAAACATCACGACGGCTTCTGCATGTGGAATACGAAGCATACGGAATACAATGTGATGAACACGCCGTACGGCAAAGATATTTTGGGTATGCTGGCCGAGGCGTGCCATCGCCGTAATTTTCCGCTCAGCTTGTATTATTCGTGCCCGGACTGGCATCATCCGAATTATCCGAACCAGGGCAGGCACCATGAAATGTTCGGCCCGCGCCCCGGCGACGACCCGGATATCGAGAAGTACTACGATTTCGTCAAAAAGCAGATCGAAGAGCTGTGCACGAACTACGGGAACATATATCAGCTGTTCTGGGACGTCAATGTAGCGGAATATTACGAACCGTCCATCAACGAGTGGATTCGCTCGATGCAGCCCGGCATTTTGATCAACGACCGGGGTCCGGGTAAAGGCGATTACAACACGCCGGAGAGGCATGTGCCGGAGGGCGGCGTTTTCAGCAAGCCGACGGAGGCGTGCCAGTCGCTCGGCCGGGAAAGCTGGGGATATCGGGATAACGAGGATTATTACACGAACAAATTTATTATGCAGAGCATCGACAAAATATTGGCGATGGGCGGCAACTACTTGCTGAACGTCGGCCCGAAAGCCGACGGAACGATAACGTCCGAGAACGTGGAGGCGCTGCAAAGCATCGGGTCATGGTATAACCGGGTCAAGGAAGCGTTCGAAGGAACGGTTCCGGCCACCGACATGATTCATCAGGATGTGATGACGACGGCGGGCTCGAATCAGGTCATCCAGCGGGACCAGGTACTCATCACGCGAAAAGCCAATACGCTGTACGTCCACCTGTACCGCGACCCGCAGACGCAGTCGATTTTGCTGAAGCCGCTGGACGTGCTGCCGAAGCGGGCCGTGCTGCTGAATAATGGGCGGGAGCTGGAAGCGCAGGTCGATCTGATGCCGGTGTATTGGAAGGAGCGGCCATACCTGCGGATCCTCGGTTTGCCGGCGAATGAAATGAGCGGTGAGGTCATGGTCGTCAAACTCGAATTTGATGAGTCCGTCTGCGAATAG